Genomic window (Thermanaerothrix sp.):
CGGCAGCGTCAGATGTGTATAAGAGACAGGCCTATCACCGTCTCGGAGGTTGGGCGCACCACAAAGGGCTCCTCCAGCTCCTCCCCCCCCGCATGGGTCACCACGGCGCACTCCGGGGCAAATCCCTCCACGTGCTGGGCCTCCCTCTCGAGGAACGAGTTGGGGATCAACAGCGGGAAGTACGCGTTCACGTGGCCCGTCTCCTTGAAGGCCTCGTCAAAGTGACGCTGTATGGACTCCCAAAGGGCATAGCCGGTGGGGCGTATCACCATGCAGCCCCTCACCGGAGCGTAGTCCGCCAGCTCCGCCGCCCTTATCACGTCCAGGTACCACTGGGAGAAATCCCTGGATCTCGGGGTTATGTTCTTGGCCATCTCCAATCCTCCACTTTTTGTCGAATTTAAGTCCTACGCTTGGCAATTATATCCCCTAGGGCCTTCCTCACCAACCCCTGTATGCCTAGCTAAATAGGCATAGCTTGAAGGTTGACGTTTTGCAAAGCACGGTTATACTATTATTTAGGAGTTTTAGAAAGATGTCAGCGAGTCAAAAAAAGAAATCTACAACACTACGACGAGGAGGCATAAACATGGGAAGCCAGTGGAAGGACAGCCTTACGGACCAGCTCTGCAGGGCCCTCTTGTGTCTTGAGAACGAGGAGGAGGTTTACAGGTTCCTGGAGGACGTGGCCACCATATCGGAGATAAGGTCCCTGGCCCAGAGGCTTGAGGTGGCAAGGCGCCTCATGGAGGGTGAGACCTATCCGTCCATATCCAAGGAGACCGGGGCCAGCACCGCCACCATAAGCAGGGTTAAGAAGTGCGTGGACTACGGTTCCGACGGCTACAAGCTGGTGTTGGAGAGGCTCAAGGGGTAGGGGATCCATGCAGCGCTGGTGGTTCCCCTTTTACCACCCCTTGGCGCTGAAGCTCCACCAGGAGGGGCACGAAGTGGTTTGCGCCGGAAGGGAGGGGGAGGAAACGCCGCAACACATACCCTCC
Coding sequences:
- a CDS encoding YerC/YecD family TrpR-related protein codes for the protein MGSQWKDSLTDQLCRALLCLENEEEVYRFLEDVATISEIRSLAQRLEVARRLMEGETYPSISKETGASTATISRVKKCVDYGSDGYKLVLERLKG